A DNA window from Anastrepha ludens isolate Willacy chromosome 6, idAnaLude1.1, whole genome shotgun sequence contains the following coding sequences:
- the LOC128867401 gene encoding MIEF1 upstream open reading frame protein codes for MFQPSRQQILRLYKHLIRYGNQLQLTDKTYFLGRIRREFKEGRNISDPLKIEFNFKRGETLLRNGRIL; via the exons ATGTTTCAGCCTTCTAGACAACAAATTCTGCGCCTTTATAAACATCTCATACGCTACGGTAATCAGTTACAACTAACCGACAAAACCTACTTTTTGGGTCGTATACGTCGTGAATTCAAGGAGGGTCGCAATATCAGTGATCCACTCAAAATTGAGTTTAATTTTAAG CGCGGCGAAACGCTTTTACGCAACGGACGCATTCTCTAA
- the LOC128867399 gene encoding RING-type E3 ubiquitin-protein ligase PPIL2: MGKRQHQKDKMYLTYTEWSELYGGKKVESAENEHIKFKRLPFDHCCITMVPFDTPYSDVDGNVFSLEAIHAFIKTFKVNPITGKSQDAKVLVKLNFHKNAEGEYHCPALFKPFTKNSHIVALATTGNVYSWEAIDQLNIKTKNWKDLIDDSPFQRKDIITIQDPHHLEKFDISRFYHIRKNLRVLSEEEQLERKDPTKRIKTMNLETKETLAQLEKDYQAPEEAPSTSKRIADKFNAAHYSTGAVAASFTSTAMEPVYNHEAAIIEDDLVKYERVKKKGYVRLQTNCGPLNFELYCDAVPRACDNFIRHCSDGYYNNTKFHRSIRNFMIQGGDPTGTGTGGTSIWGKKFDDEFKPNLSHSGRGMLSMANSGPNTNGSQFFITYRSCKHLDGKHSVFGKLVGGMDTLTQMEKVEVDNKDRPIEDIIIETAQVFVDPFKEALEELEKERAEHVAQEAQAAAEIKKQKRLKEPLKVYRQGVGKYLNLKEAKLSNTSVNGKSSEASKNKHKSAGKGTFGDFSSW; encoded by the exons ATGGGCAAGCGGCAACACCAAAAAGACAAGAT GTACCTCACGTACACGGAGTGGTCAGAGCTGTATGGCGGCAAGAAAGTTGAGTCTGCGGAAAATGAGCACATAAAATTCAAACGACTTCCTTTTGACCACTGCTGCATTACTATGGTGCCCTTTGACACACCCTACTCTGATGTTGATGGCAATGTTTTCAGCTTGGAGGCGATACACGCATTTATCAAGACATTCAAAGTAAATCCAATTACTGGCAAATCGCAAGACGCAAAAGTTTTAGTAAAACTTAACTTTCACAAAAATGCTGAAGGAGAATACCATTGCCCGGCGCTTTTCAAGCCTTTCACGAAAAATTCACACATCGTTGCGTTGGCCACTACTGGAAATGTGTACTCGTGGGAAGCTATTGATCAGCTGAATATTAAAACAAAGAATTGGAAGGACTTAATTGATGATTCGCCATTTCAACGCAAAGACATAATTACAATTCAGGATCCACATCACTTAGAAAAGTTTGACATTTCACGATTTTATCACATACGTAAAAATCTGCGTGTTCTCTCGGAGGAAGAGCAGTTGGAGCGTAAAGATCCAACAAAACGTATTAAAACTATGAATTTAGAAACTAAAGAAACATTAGCACAGCTGGAGAAGGACTATCAGGCACCAGAGGAAGCACCAAGTACATCCAAACGTATTGCGGATAAGTTCAATGCTGCACACTATTCTACTGGAGCAGTTGCGGCAAGCTTCACTTCGACTGCCATGGAACCCGTTTACAATCACGAAGCGGCTATAATCGAAGACGATCTAGTCAAGTATGAACGTGTGAAAAAGAAAGGCTATGTGCGACTACAAACAAACTGTGGACCACTAAATTTTGAGCTATATTGCGATGCAGTACCTCGAGCATGTGATAACTTTATACGACATTGCAGTGATGGCTATTACAATAATACCAAATTTCATCGCTCAATACGAAATTTTATG ATTCAAGGCGGCGACCCCACTGGAACTGGTACCGGTGGTACATCAATTTGGGGTAAGAAGTTTGATGACGAATTCAAACCAAATCTGTCGCATTCAGGTCGCGGTATGCTCTCAATGGCGAATTCCGGTCCAAATACGAATGGATCACAATT TTTTATAACGTATCGCTCTTGCAAGCATTTAGATGGTAAGCATTCGGTTTTTGGAAAGCTAGTTGGTGGCATGGACACGTTGACACAAATGGAAAAAGTTGAAGTCGACAATAAAGACCGACCCATCGAAGACATAATCATTGAAACGGCACAAGTTTTTGTAGACCCGTTCAAGGAAGCCTTAGAAGAATTAGAAAAAGAGCGTGCCGAACATGTGGCGCAAGAAGCGCAAGCGGCAGCAgagatcaaaaaacaaaaacgcctGAAAGAACCGTTGAAGGTATATCGACAGGGAGTTGGCAAGTATTTGAACCTAAAAGAAGCAAAATTATCGAATACATCTGTGAATGGCAAGAGCAGCGAAGCGtcgaaaaataaacataaatcagCAGGTAAAGGAACTTTTGGTGATTTTTCTAGCTGGTAG
- the LOC128867400 gene encoding mitochondrial translation release factor in rescue, translated as MLQRIINVFAGHGNPMSTNFKLLAATHRWKTTNSKIDYSRYPKLNENDLEENFMRGSGPGGQSVNKTSNCVFLRHIPTNIIIKCHTHRLASKNRVEARKLLLEKLDAHFNGENAVASQLKGLELKKSTERKRRQKKLNEMKKNWKEREQEALGDSDSNAEPK; from the coding sequence ATGTTACAACgcataataaatgtatttgcaGGTCATGGTAATCCAATGTCCACCAACTTCAAACTGTTAGCAGCTACCCACAGGTGGAAGACAACAAATAGCAAAATTGACTATTCTCGCTATCCTAAATTGAATGAGAACGATTTAGAGGAAAATTTTATGCGTGGCAGTGGGCCAGGTGGACAATCAGTAAACAAAACTTCAAACTGCGTATTCTTACGTCATATTCCTACAAACATTATCATTAAATGTCATACACATCGTTTGGCCTCCAAAAATCGCGTAGAAGCAAGAAAGCTTTTACTAGAGAAACTGGATGCACATTTTAATGGTGAAAATGCAGTAGCATCACAACTAAAGGGACTTGAGTTGAAAAAGTCAACTGAACGCAAGCGCCgccaaaagaaattaaatgaaatgaagaagAATTGGAAGGAGCGTGAACAAGAAGCACTCGGTGACAGTGATAGCAATGCAGAGCCGAAATAA